In a genomic window of Sinorhizobium meliloti:
- a CDS encoding LuxR C-terminal-related transcriptional regulator, whose product MMTGIRVAVVDDHPLFREGVTRSLSEIDGFEVVAEGGSRDEAIAIAQNFNPDVMLLDISMPGGGLNAIPAILSVAPAQKIVMLTVSEANDDVAAALKEGAKGYILKGIGARALADVIRTVASGESYVAPTLSAKLLTGQLANPAPAKSNLVAELTRREQEVLHLVASGMSNKQIARKLDLHEKTVKHHMTQIMAKLDVANRTEAAMVLRDALDWRPVSQ is encoded by the coding sequence ATGATGACGGGAATTCGAGTAGCCGTGGTCGATGACCACCCCTTGTTCAGGGAGGGTGTGACACGGAGCCTGTCGGAGATCGACGGGTTCGAGGTCGTTGCCGAAGGCGGGTCGCGGGACGAGGCGATCGCGATCGCGCAAAATTTCAACCCTGATGTGATGCTGCTCGACATCTCCATGCCGGGCGGCGGGCTGAACGCGATTCCGGCGATCCTGAGCGTCGCGCCCGCGCAGAAGATCGTCATGCTGACCGTTTCCGAGGCGAATGACGACGTCGCTGCAGCTCTCAAGGAAGGCGCGAAGGGTTACATTCTCAAGGGGATCGGTGCGAGGGCGCTGGCGGACGTCATTCGCACCGTCGCCTCAGGCGAGAGCTATGTCGCCCCCACCCTTTCCGCCAAGCTGCTGACGGGCCAGCTGGCCAATCCCGCACCGGCCAAATCCAACCTCGTTGCCGAGCTGACGCGGCGCGAACAGGAGGTCCTGCACCTCGTCGCCTCGGGAATGAGCAACAAGCAGATTGCCCGAAAGCTCGATCTGCACGAGAAAACGGTGAAACATCACATGACGCAGATCATGGCGAAGCTCGACGTCGCCAACCGGACGGAGGCCGCCATGGTGCTGCGCGACGCGCTCGACTGGCGTCCGGTCAGTCAATGA
- a CDS encoding sensor histidine kinase: MRSLVHVDALIRRWNSQPLAKQFLIIGGSVAAAAMLVVGAFVTSLIEDAVTRNSAATTALYVDSVIAPLLPDMQTTQVLDDSVARALDETLGQGALGDRLASFRLWRADGTVLYSSDKAMVGQKYELGPELTAAFDGGMVARFMPLDEADGETERLSSSPLLEIYNPLLQPWSGEVVAVSEFHEIADEFEQSLNRARLHTWLAVAGFTLAFFIALSAIVLRGSRTIEKQRHALAQRVDELSALLAQNETLRGRLRQASQRATALNETLLRRIGADLHDGPAQLVAYASLRLDSNKLVSPTTPAELREREIAAIKGSLDEAMNEIRTLCSGLVLPQIETAGLRKILERCVHAHEQRTGTTVELSMTDPPERLSASAKICIYRFVQEALNNAYRHGGGIAQRVTQSTKGDKVTVEVADGGPGFDPKDVRPTSLGLAGLEGRVESLGGTFEINPNAPGTIVRMSIGFEETEQA; encoded by the coding sequence GTGAGATCTCTCGTGCACGTCGACGCCCTCATCAGACGGTGGAACTCTCAGCCGCTGGCGAAGCAGTTCCTCATTATCGGTGGCTCTGTAGCCGCCGCGGCGATGCTCGTCGTCGGCGCCTTCGTGACGAGCCTTATAGAGGACGCCGTGACGCGCAACTCCGCGGCCACCACGGCGCTCTATGTCGATAGCGTGATTGCGCCGCTTCTGCCCGACATGCAAACGACGCAGGTGCTCGACGATTCGGTGGCACGGGCGCTTGACGAAACGCTTGGGCAGGGCGCTTTGGGTGATCGGCTTGCTTCATTTCGCCTCTGGCGTGCCGACGGCACGGTTCTCTATTCGAGCGACAAGGCCATGGTCGGTCAGAAGTATGAGCTGGGTCCGGAGCTGACGGCGGCATTCGACGGCGGCATGGTCGCTCGTTTCATGCCTCTCGACGAGGCCGACGGCGAGACGGAGCGCCTTTCGAGCAGTCCTCTCCTGGAGATCTACAATCCCCTTCTCCAACCCTGGTCCGGCGAGGTGGTCGCCGTCTCGGAATTCCACGAGATTGCCGACGAATTCGAGCAGAGCCTCAATCGGGCGAGGCTTCACACGTGGCTCGCCGTTGCCGGCTTCACGCTCGCCTTCTTCATCGCCCTTTCGGCCATCGTCCTGCGCGGCAGCAGAACGATAGAGAAGCAGCGCCATGCGCTTGCGCAGCGCGTCGACGAGCTTTCGGCGCTGCTTGCGCAGAACGAGACACTGCGCGGGCGCCTGCGCCAGGCCTCCCAGCGAGCGACCGCGCTGAACGAGACCCTGTTGCGGCGGATCGGCGCCGATCTGCATGACGGGCCGGCGCAACTCGTGGCCTATGCTTCCCTGCGACTGGACAGCAACAAGCTTGTCAGCCCCACGACGCCCGCCGAACTGCGCGAGCGTGAGATCGCCGCCATCAAGGGCAGCCTCGACGAGGCGATGAACGAGATCAGAACGCTGTGCAGCGGGCTGGTCCTGCCGCAGATAGAGACCGCCGGCCTGAGGAAAATTCTGGAGCGCTGCGTCCACGCCCATGAACAACGAACGGGAACCACCGTGGAGTTGTCGATGACCGACCCGCCCGAGCGCCTTTCGGCATCGGCGAAGATCTGCATATACCGTTTCGTGCAGGAAGCGCTTAACAATGCCTACCGTCACGGCGGCGGCATCGCGCAGCGCGTGACGCAGAGTACGAAGGGTGACAAGGTTACCGTCGAGGTTGCAGACGGCGGGCCGGGCTTCGACCCCAAAGACGTACGGCCGACGAGCCTCGGTCTCGCGGGCCTTGAAGGCCGGGTCGAGAGCCTCGGCGGAACATTCGAGATCAACCCCAACGCGCCCGGCACGATTGTCCGGATGTCGATCGGTTTTGAGGAAACGGAGCAGGCATGA